Genomic DNA from Corticium candelabrum chromosome 5, ooCorCand1.1, whole genome shotgun sequence:
acagatagattcccattacacagacaaacagacaaacagacagatgcaatGCTAGCATAGCGAGACATAAACAAAAAGACTAGCTAGCATCATTTGCAAGACATTGGTTTGTAGTATGACTCTCCTGAGTCACTAAATTTTCTGTTAGCTTATTCCCATGTACTATTtcaatttatgaaatatatacTAGTTTTACGGAATCCATAGGTGCCTCgcattggtgagtaacacgtccaatggagttttctgaccgtctactgaaacgccacGTCCTAGCTAGATAATAcatatttgttgaaaccctgctgttgtcatggaagtaaaacGTACAAACTTCCTGCTAATTTAGATTAcatatataggcctggtaggTAGTcatcgttttgcgatcgtgatcaagacaattgaaatgtacagtctaggtatgcactcagttccgttgtaacgacagtgctatggtatttactgacatagaaattgatatcggcaaatcaacagtgttagatacagcacagtgtagtgtagtaattgatcatactgtagcaCGGGACGTGTgagaatagttgactgtaggtggcattcaacatCTGGAACTTCGTGAGGTTTTTtgtcgccgtttggtcacttgcacaaaTCGTTCCTAAACTGATCTGTAGTCAGACAcggaaacaattttttaaagTAGGTCTTATCATGAAACATGGTTGTGGGGAAGAGCAATTTGAGGTCCACgtacccacacacacacacacacacacacacacacacacacacacacacacacacacacacacacacacacacacacgcatgtatgcacgcacacatgcacacacacatgcacacgcgcacacacacacacacacacacacacacacacacacacacacacacacacacacacacacacacacacacacacacagatgtatatatatatacctatatatatatacctatatatatagttCGACGGAGAGTCATATATAACCACACCCATTTCTATTGTGCAACccagattagaagcctcgctatgctCAGCAattattgagacagacagacaaacagacagacagacagacagacagacagacagacagacagattgttttattgattttaaactttaaaagatacAACAAGGAAATCttcaaaaataaacaaatccaCCTCACTCCATTactctgttcatcaattcagACCTAATGgattaaaaattgaataacaCCATCTCTAAATTTGTCTACCTCTCCTTACCATGTGAGAGGCAAGATATTTTTCGTAAGatcacatggacagacaaacaaacagacagacaaacagacagacaagcagacaaacagacagattattgacagacagacagacagacagacaatacagAATAGGTAAAAGGAAAAGACGGAAGTTCTAGCTGCAACACTCCAGCAGCATCAAATTCACTTACTGAGCCCTTCAAAATTTGATGGTTCAACTCCACATCCGTTATCAGACACTTCAATAAGTTCCGATCCATACTGCTTCAGATCAATTTCTGCAAATTAAGACACAAACTCCAACTATTATGATAACTTTCTATGATTAATATCTGTTGACAttaatgattaatattaattaagttaaaagtTTTAGTGCAGCAATAAATTGCTAATAAATCACTGCACTAAAtttcaactcaattaattaatcatttaatTTCTGTACTAAAACttttaacataattaattaatcattgatatttactgATGACTCCAAAACTAAGATAAAGAGACTGATTGACTGAAAACAGAGAAGAGCTGAAGTGCGTAGATACAAAGTATAGAAAACCAGCGACACCCAACTTGATCAGACATACCAATTTCGACACGAAATCGTTACCTATTCTTGTTGCTCCAGCATCCAAGCTGTTCTCTATTAGTTCTTTGACTGCTGTCTGCAGACTGACAATAACCTGACTAGAACAGAGTCTGTGAACAGACGCGGCGTCCAGCGCTTTTAGCGCCATTTGCTTGACGAAGAAACTCCCGGATAATCAATTTGTATTTGGGCGTTTAGCTGCTATGGGTAATAGGTGCTTGGGCTGCGTTCAGGCAACGTCGTCGGCTGCGTTTGAGTACGACACCGTAAAGTTGGTTCACATCCGGAATCAGAAAATAGGATTCGTCTACAGACTCGTGCAACTCGCTATCGTTGGTTACATTCTGGGGTGAGAGACTATTGTAGCAATACGCTATGCAACACGTTGCCAACCACAGAAACTGACAATCCGAGTTTGTGAAGGTTGACCACGCctcctttgtttgtttgttgcgaTTCTCGCGGAAAACTTGACAGTCACGCCGGATGATTGCGCCTGACGGCTGCATTTCTATTGGTTGCTTATCGCTCGTGTTGATTGGCAAGGGGTTTGTTCTATATGACTGCCCATTCAATCTGGCCGTAGAACTGCGTGCTTTGCAACGTTCTTGCCACAGTTTGTTTTATTGCTGAGGTTGTAATAGTGTGTAGCATAGGTGTAGAAAGTTTTCCAGGTTTGGAGGAAACATTTATACATGCAATCTTGTGCAGTGAGGCTGCATGGAAAAGTATTGGGgtcatgcatgtgtgtaggaATTAAGGAGGAGTGACGAACTGATCaattatgcatgcatgtttggaGTGTGTGAGTGCTACAGGAGTGGATGACTGGCTATTATATTGTGTCATCATAAATAGACCATATACCTTAAATATCTTTTTGATATGCACAGTGCATGGGTGTGCAAAGGTCTCTACTTGGTTGAGTAGGACACAACCTAATCTTGAAACCATGCATCTGCACAGGAATGCCAGTTAACTGTAAGAGACTAGCACACATATTGCAGTGCAAATGGTTCATTATGCAATGTGTGAGGCAAAGACATggtaaaaatattaaataatatgttAGTAACATGTTGGTTACTGCATGATATTGTATTTTGCTATTATGTTGTTTCCATTTACTTTTACAGTTACGTGATTGTTTATCAGAAGGGATACCAAGACACTGACCTTGTAGTTAGCTCAgtaacaacaaaaatgaaaggaACAGCAATGGCAAGTGATGACCAGCTGTGGGATGTAGCTGACTATGTTGTACCTCCAGAAGTGAGCCAAAGCAGTTGCATTATATAGAAGAGATGCGCCTAAGAATCAGTTGTCGTTTCCAGGAAACAAATGCTGTATTTGTTACCACCAATGCTGTTATCACTTCTGATCAGACACAATCAATATGTGGAGAGGTAGCATTGCCACTACTACGCTACTACGGCTAGTGTAGTGCAGATCTATTGAGATATGGCCAGTAATGCGAATGCTGCTTTCTATTACTACAGGATATAGAGCTTGCACCCTGTCAGGTGGACAGTGATTGTCAGGAAAATGTTTATGTCAGAAATGGAAACGGTTTGTACTGTGTCTAGCTTGATTGCATTCACATAATTTTGTCTCGCTGTGTTCTGATTTTTTCATGCATCCTGACACTCTACAAGTTTACATGTTTATATGCCACAGCTATTGTAGACATCAAGAGTGGATGTAAACCGTTTTTTTCATACAGGCATCCAAACTGGTTTATGTAACATGACCACAAACTCTTGTGAAATTCGTGCTTGGTGTCCTGTGGAGAACGACACTTTACCAGATCCGTGTGACACAAGAATTACATCGACATTGTTTCGTATTGTtatattgttgtatgtttgtacagGCCACTGCTTGGAGATGCTCCCAAGAACTTCACACTCTTAATCAAGAATAGTATTGAGTTTCAGAAGTTTGATTTTACCAAGTATAGGatatatttctttgttctTGCAAGTGGTCTGTTAAAAAGTTATTGTTGTGTATTGCTAGACGAAATATATTAGACAGAACTGATAAAAACTTCTTGGCGAGTTGCACCTATGACGACAACGACTCATTAAGACAGTTTTGTCCAATATTTGTGTTGGCACAAACTGTGGCTGATGCTAATGCTAACTGGAGCGATTTAGCACTGAATGTACATTTAAAAGCTTGCTTTTATATCTAACAGAAACTCCACAGACATTTCTTATTCAGGGAGGAGTCATGGGTATATTTATCGACTGGAACTGTGACCTTGACAAAGGATATTCAGACTGCGTACCAGACTATCATTTTAGAAGGTTGATGAAATTGGTACCAATGAACTAATGTTGAACAGTCATTGTATGTCATCATTTCTGTATGCAGGATGGACAAATCTGACAGTAAACTAGCTAAGGGATACAGCTTCAGGTACACTGTATGTTACTTGCTTTCGAATTAAGTTAATACCTTTGTGAACATTTACACATCTACAACTGCATTGTATTGGTTTATGATATAGCTGCTTCAGTAGACGTGCTTGCTGTGCGTAGTGCATAGTGTGTATGTTATGCACAAAGTGCAGCTggatttggacaatccatggattgcccACTACATCCATGGATTGCCTGTACAAACCATGGATCAACACAATACGAACCATGCATACATATACCTAAGTAACCCTTAACTCTAACCCTGACCATATTTATGCTTTGCGCATAACATGCATATTATATAGCTAATACAGAACATGTTACATTGTATATTATAGCATATACGGAACACGGAGAGAGCATACATCAAGTTGTTAAGCATTTCAGCCACTTTGGTACGCATCCACACAAAATTCCAGTTACATTTTGTATCTCTTTATATAATCCAATCAAAACGTTTTGTGATCTCAAAATGCAACCGATAAACTACGTAACATGTTATTATTCTACTCTAaacaatttttgaattttgtttaGATATCCGGTCTACTACATGAAAGATGATGTCCAGTATCGACGCTTGGTCAAAGCCTATGGAATTCGATTTGAAGTCATTGTGAGTGGCGAGGTCAGTGTGATCTGATAACATAGAACCAAATTATCATAAGTAATGCATACACTGATTCGCAGGCAGGAAAGTTCAGTATTGTTCCTCTCTTGCTAAATATCGGCTCTGGCATAGCGTTACTGTCAATTGTAAGTTGCCGTGCTATTTGTAATATTGAGTGCTATGTATACTTGACATATTGTTTGTAGTATGTATATGTCACTGATTTCACCATGCAGCTAGCAGATCTTTGTGTCTAGGCAACAGTCATTTGTGATTTGATGGTGATGTATATTGTTAAGAAACGTCAGTATTACAAAGAGAACAAATACCAGCTAATAGAAGACGAGGAGTCTTTGGTGAGCATTTAAATCAATTCAATGCCATGCATGCAGCATAATTTGTTCTGCCTTTCAAATAGATATGTAGACAGTGAGTTTTAGTGTAGCTTCTGATCTTGATTTGAAATTAAgacagtggtgtgtgtgtgtgtgtgtgtgtgtgtgtgtgtgtgtgtgtgtgtgtgtgtgtgtgtgtgtgtgtgtgtgtgtgtctgtgtctgtgtgtctgtgtctgtgtctgtgtgtctgtgtgtgtgtgtgtgtgtgtgcgtgcaagGAAACTGCACTATGGATGCTATAGAAAGACCACGCATATAAGTATATAATGTACAATCTTTGATGATTTTTCTTATCCACATGGCTTCTATCACCTCTCTTGTAAACATTTTTTAATAGTAAGTTTTCAGCATGTTTTGACGGTCACACTTTGTGATGTTGTCAGCTAATACCAGCAAACAGTATTTATCTGCTACAGTTCTGTTTGTAATTAGTCATTTACAGTGGATTGTTTCTCTTATACCAACGTGTAACAAGATACtattacagtatatacataaCAATGATCTGAATGCTTATACGTGTATATCCTATTTATTTGATGAcataatatttgtttattctaCGTCATTCACAGTTTCCACTGGATGTTCATGATGGCGATCACATTGAAAGTCAGGACTCagaaaagaaacaactgaATGCAGCAAACTCCAGCCACTACAGCAATTGACATTGTTGTCCTCATATCCATGCATCCTTGCTTAGAAGTGTAGAATACACTTTACAAAAGTGATTGGCTACAGTGACTTCTTTTCTTTTGTCGATGAGATTTAGGTAATAAATTAGGTGCTTTTCTACTTGTGAGCAGTCAGTTGAATATACTAGAGCTTGGAAGTTAAACACATGATATCTACCTACCGTTTTATTTTTTGATATACCTACAGACTGTAAAACCTGCTTTTAATAAGTATGTCACGTATACTCCGCAATTACAGTTAATTGCCATGAAAGGACACATCAATTGCACACAAGAACGTGTAGAGTAAACGTCACTCTGTCATGCAGTATAGAACTGTGCATGCAACAAGTTATAAAAAAAGCAAAATGCTGAGCTCTCAAAAAAATTGagtccattaattaattaattaagtgtacaCATGCTAAGCTAAACGACGCTCTGCCAAACAAAGTGAGAGTCAGATGTGTATGCAGTATGCAGCGCCAGCTTTTCTATGtcactgtatatatgtgttcATAGTTACTAAAGTCTGACAAGTGATCATGATACTAAAAGTACAGTACACCAAAGACTTCATTGATAAGTAAGTTAAATGCTACGCGTACATCCTGTACACACTAGGTACGTACAGTAGACATGTTTGCACTAacttttaatcaattaactatCTTGTGTTAGCAATTACTATAGTAACATGCACATCTTTTGTCAAAGTTCTTTTGTGAACAGGGTCCATGCATTCTCTATCTAGCCGATATGTTCTCCCCAGGAGAAAGTCTCGCGGTAACTTCACTGCGGGATTTCGAAGCGGATTCATCGCGATTTCGCGCCAAGTTACAGCAATTGCGCGGCATGTCGCAGTGAATTCGACGCGAATCACCACGTTGCGGTATTTCAACCATTTTTCGCGGCATTTCGAGGCGGCAACTCGCGCCAATTCGCGGGGAGACTTTCTCCTGGGTCAACAACAAGTTTGAATTTCCCTACCTGCATGGCCTTCGCCTTGTTGGCGATCGAAACCTTGTTGTCAAACTGATAGCTAGCTATAGGACTAATTTCATTTTGTCTGAATCCAAAAAATTAGGCCTGACCAGTCTCGCCGCACTTTCGTCACTAAAATTACCCTGTTCACTACGGGTTCGTCGCCTACAACTCTGTACAGTAGGACCGTGTAAACTTAATACTCTCGCGCAAGCTCTAGATCAGAGGTGCTGCAGATAAACGGCACGCGTTCAATGTACACGCAGGGCCGTTGGAGCACAGATGTTGGGTTGGCCAGGCTTTGCGTGGCTCCGCCCTGCTGCCCACAGTAATTCTAGACGTAAAAGCGCTGGAACACAATTCCAGCAAaacctcgtgtgattcacgtgcttCTAGTTCAGAAACTGCACGGATGAGCCTGGTTTGCGAAGCTTCATACAAACAATTTCGTCGTGTCATAGATCCAATACAGAGATCCCCAgtcctcgtcattccccgcgGCCGGATTGACCTTGTGCAAAGGATGACTCACCGGGCACCGTACACGTGCCACGAGTCTACGTTCGATTCTACGCGCGTCAAACAAAGTCACAAGCATAGCGGCAATTTGGTACAGCTCGTCTAGCTAGGGAAGCTGATGGTCTGTCAGGAAAGtgaatgcatgcacacgtgtaCAAGTGTAAATTATAGAGTAGACCCTGGCCGTTGAAGGCCAGCTTAGATTACTTACGCTGGCTTTCCATCATGCTGTTCGGGCTGTGGCACAATCAGCGATAGACACCGGCGTAGGGAGCGGGGGGAGAGAAAGCGCGCGGGGAGAGAAAGCGCGCGGGGAGAGAAAGCGCGCGGGGAGAGAGAAAGCGCGCGGGGAGAGAGAAAGCGCGCGGGGAGAGAAAGCGCGCGGGGAGAAAGCGCGCGGGGGAGAAAGCGCGCGGGGGAGAAAGCGCGAGATGCGTAGGAGTCACATGACCGAAAACGAAGTTGCCACCGTAAAGGCGGAAGATTGGCAGATTAttcaggggcggcggagccgggggggctgggggggctagagccccccaactttatcaactttatgctgtagaatttctgctttctgtaatgtttaccctttcagccccctcaactttcaactcgctccgccgcccctgttATTGATTAATTGGATAGAGTCACGTGAGGGTATAGTATGCATAATGTGTCCCTTTTTTAATAGTAGGCCAATCTTCGCCTTTAGGGTAGCAACTTCGTTTCCAGTCATGTGACCCTATGCATAATCGCGCGCGTTACTCCTCCACGTTAGCCtgattcacaatatgacgccgacgctcagcaaagcgtcaaacttcaaagaaaccgcctcgacgtcggcgtcatcctttgatgttaccgccgacgtcgacgctggtatagaattcatttctagtattgacgtcgacgtcaatattgtgaaccaggcctaaggcgaagatggcctagcgtcgaAGCTAagcatcttcctacgccactggcAAAGAAGTTGTTGCGCCTTCACATTCCATGCTCAGTAGTACACATCATGACGTGCCGGTGGCCAGACGTCGCCCTGTGTGGTACAGTGTTACTGTCCCTAGACTGAACGCGTCCAGTGACTGCAGTTCTGCGTTCACACTAGCCTCTAACCTAGGCAATTGCGCCCTTTCAGAGGTCCAGTGAAAGAGTCTACAGTAGAAATCAAGCTGAGGATATGTGCACTCGCAGTCAGTGCAATTCAATTTTGAATACACTAGCCATCGTCCCACTCGTTGTATGTAAAAATGtatctttgatatgcaaaagtttCCTATGTCGAAAGAGCCTACATCTATACTTTTAGAGACAACGTATTAGAGGAAAATGAGAGGCGAAGGCGGCCTTGGGTGTAATTACGCGGAGATCATCAAAAGACAGCGGAAATATTGCAGATTGACAAGGAGATAGAGTTCGACCTATAGACAGTAATTTACATTGTTCAGAAATTATCGGCTCCTGGGGCGCCGTCTTTAGTGGAACAATATATCAGTTCTACTTCACTAAACAAGGGGTCCTCATAAATAGCGTAGGAATGTGACTAATATAGATAGTGAAAGTATGTAGTGACTATCATGCACAATACACTCTACATAGTGAGCAACAAGACATAATCATTCGTAAAGTACATACTGCATCAGAATCATGCATCATCGCGTCGTCTAGACAGAGCGTGGTTCGAATGATTCCGCCATCACATCTATGCAAATTCGGTACTGTGTACCTCTAATTTGTCTAGACTGATATGACGCAGTGGTGGTCATAACTCTGTAATTGGAACGTCACTGCATGGTTGAGGAGATAATGCCAAGCATGTCtcttttttgtttcttttagtCTAGAAACCACCtctacaaaaataaaatggGAGGTCGTGCAGTTTTGATACACTATAATATGTATGCACTCTAGAAGACAACAGACGGCGGAACTAAAGCGGGTTTATCTATTATTAAATCTAAGCACGTAATTCTAGAAACTCCCACTTAAATAGCTGATTTTGCCACTTACCCAAAGCGAATTCAAAGCCTAGACTGCCTTAGTTCAATTGCTTTTACGATGGCAGACGTCGAACTATCCGAATCGCAGTCTCTGTCAGGTGTGGTACCAAGAAAAAAGGAGAAACTGCAGAACACAGTGTTTGGGAAGGTgtgcttgtttctgttacttttgaATTTGAGGCACTAGTAGGACTGTGTCCGCACTAGATCTGCTCTAAACTAGTTTAGGATAAAACTTGTCTAGAAACCTGTCTAGTCGCACTTGGCTTTTTCACGTGTCTAGATAAATATTACAATGGACATACTGGCAAACTGTTGTGTCCTACGTTGTAGCAACTCTTTTGTTCCTTGGGCTGCCCGAGGCGCTTTCCTTCCAGAATGTCTCCCAGCTAGAAGCGTAAATTAGATCACTTGCAGCAGCCATCGTTAGTAGCGAGCACGTGCAGCTAACAACTTGCACTAAACTAAAAAGTCAACCGAAAGTTGTATAGTGTTAGCTGCCAACTAAACATGTTAGTGCAGACACGCTAAGTTTTAAACATGCTTATTAAATCTAAACAACTCATGTCCTAGTGCGGACACGCTcttagcaattaattaattaattcaatgtTTTATAGACTAAGAGGCTTCAAGCCTTAGCCAAAAAAGAATTGGCTTTCATATTGGCGTCTAGTGTCGTCATTTTACTAGTCGATGGCGTAACAATTTGCAAGATTATAGAAACTGCTGAGGGCATCTCACCTACTGAAACTCACCATCCACAAGAAGAAAGGGATCGAGATTTGTTCTTTGCTCTAATTTTGTTGGTCAACTCTGGTAATTACTAATTGAATTCGTAATTCGTATCTTTACTTAAATAACTTAGATGATCTAGCTGCACGGCTTATACTATAGTAAATAATGACAATTAGTAAAGTACGACTGAAGACTGAGAATCTAGGAAAGGTTAGTCTAGCGTAGCCAGCTCCTCGACTGGTCTGGTAGATTGCCATTAATAAAAAGAGTTAATTTAACTAGAGTTGTCTCTTGTCTCACTTCTCTGCATCCCGGAGACTTAATTTGTTTGGGCATTGCAGGCGTTAATTGTAGCAGCAAGTGTTCTCATTCTAATGCTAAACCTACTGTATATAGCTGCATGCCGTAAAATTTCATCAGGACATTGCAGCTTGAAGCTTTCACCGATGACTTTGCGTGATGGCGTTTTCTAGTCTAGAGGGCACCAATattaggctcgagtgtccagccggtcatctcccccacGGCGGAAAAATTTCTCCGCCGCgaggggagatgaccggctggactctcgagcctacATCAATGTCGGCagcattattattaattaattaagtttacttAATTAGCTCTAATCCGACTACATGAAATTTCTCTCGACTGAAGGTTTGCTCTGGAATATGGTCCGACTGCCTTCTTTTTAGCCTCAAACGCAGAATtcactagtctcgcgtagctaCGTTTCCCGGCCGGGATGTTGAGGGTGAGGGTTAGGTCTGCATGGCTACTCAAATCGATCGAAAGGAAATCTAGACAGACCGTTCCCGGCACGTTTACGACAAAAGTAATCGGCATCTAGATAGATATCGCAAATCGGAGTTAGAACTTCAGATCGGCTCGAAGAGTCGTAATCTAGAGTCTTAGATCGAACTCTCCAATATCGgacactgcatgcatggcgTATACGGAAATCaaccagacgaagatttcTCACGAAGTGGAAGCCTAGActcagcttgatcacttggggtattgctgttcacggcgacaaaatagaacttcactgtctgcaccttgaaataataggtacatgtctcttctactcgcagtgCATGCTAACAACAGATTGGCAACGTTAactttgcacgttgctcttctTCAAGAAGCTTCAGGAAACTGAAGAAAAGGGGCGGGTCTTGTTTTGTAGTATCGGACACCCGATTTGCTTGATGCGTGCAATATAGGCGAGGACTGTGAAGAATTGTGTTAGTGCTGACTTTGACTCGTTTCTgtatcaaacaaaaaagtATTTGGAGAGAAAATCAGATCTTGAAATGACTCCTATGATACATGGATGCTCAATATAGACTCGAAATAGACAACTACGATCGCAAGAAGCCGTCTAGtgtatgacgcggcggtagggtctggctacgcgaggctataTATGGtgtcagagccatatatatatagagttgCGACAACCCGTATTAAGGGCGCCATTTTGTTTCCATGCGCGCTACGTAAAAAATCTGTCTAAAATCATACTAGGCTACTGCTGTTTCTACATTAAAGTGAGTTTTACGTTGCTACTTGTTGCAACTATTGGACTATGATTTACTTCTTCAGAAGCTCGATTTGTGTCGTTTCCTGATCATCGTGGTTTCGGGTGAGAGCGCTACCGAAATACAGAGATTCCAAATGAACCGTTTGCAAGATTTCAGTTGTTTCTGTCAATGTTTGCACTGCAGGAGAGACGTTGTATTGTTCAAACAACCGATCTGAACAG
This window encodes:
- the LOC134180635 gene encoding P2X purinoceptor 4-like; amino-acid sequence: MGNRCLGCVQATSSAAFEYDTVKLVHIRNQKIGFVYRLVQLAIVGYILGYVIVYQKGYQDTDLVVSSVTTKMKGTAMASDDQLWDVADYVVPPEETNAVFVTTNAVITSDQTQSICGEDIELAPCQVDSDCQENVYVRNGNGIQTGLCNMTTNSCEIRAWCPVENDTLPDPPLLGDAPKNFTLLIKNSIEFQKFDFTKRNILDRTDKNFLASCTYDDNDSLRQFCPIFVLAQTVADANANWSDLALNGGVMGIFIDWNCDLDKGYSDCVPDYHFRRMDKSDSKLAKGYSFRYPVYYMKDDVQYRRLVKAYGIRFEVIVSGEAGKFSIVPLLLNIGSGIALLSIATVICDLMVMYIVKKRQYYKENKYQLIEDEESLFPLDVHDGDHIESQDSEKKQLNAANSSHYSN